TACTATGTTTAGTTACTTTCTTTATATCTTTCAGTGGCGATGCTTTTAGACCTGCTGCCAACACTGGCATTGCGCAATTGGCTACACCCGGAACATATACACGTTCCGTTGCATTGTATCGGTTGGCCATCAACCTTGGCTTTAGCATTGGCCCTGTTGCAGGGGGCATGGTAGCCTTGTTCAATTACAAGCTTATTTTTTATGCCGATTCGCTTACCTGTTTTCTGGCCGCTATCATTATTCTCATTGCGGTGAAGCCCTCCAAAATAGAAAGAGCAAACAACATCTCCATCAAACAATCATTTACCGGTGGGCCCTATAGCGATAAAATATTTTTGTGGTTTAGTTTATTCAATATCATTTATGCCATGTCATTTTTTCAAATGATTACAACCATATCCTTATACTACAACCATGTACATCACCTAAGCAGTCGCACCATTGGATTACTTTTTGGCCTCAACGGTTTTCTTGTTGTGTTAATCGAAATGATATTGATTTCTAAAATTGATGGTAAGCGTCACCCTTATTATTTTATTGTTGTAGGATGTGTATTGTTGTTGCTCAATTACCTCGCGCTTATTTTCAGCGTAAATATTTATTGGCTCGTTGCCGGTGTTATGCTTATAAGCTTTAGCGAAATGTTTGCCATGCCATTCATGATGAAAGCCATGATGCAACGTTGCAACGATAGCAATCGTGGTCAGTATACAGCTATGTATAGTCTTTGTTGGAGCATTGCACAAGTGCTATGCCCTCTTATGGTTACCAATTTAATTCACGCCTATAATTTTAATGCAGTTTGGGTTTTGTTTATTATTCTTATGGCCATTAGTGCAGGGGGATATTATTGGTTAGGCAAACGCGAAAAAAACATGACCGTATCCTAATACAATTTCATGTTGTAAAAGAAAAGCAATCGTTTACGATTACTTCCAAAAAAAAATATTCTGATAATAAAAACAAGTAGAAGAGAAGCTATTGCAATTACCTACGCACAAATCTTAAAACAAAGCATCCTCATCTGGCAAATCATCCATACGCGAAAACTTGCTAATTCTTGGTTGTGGGCCACCAAAAGCAGCAGGCGATGTTTCGTCCACAAGGCTGTAATTGGCATAGTCGGCAAACTTG
This Bacteroidota bacterium DNA region includes the following protein-coding sequences:
- a CDS encoding MFS transporter, producing MISLLHTLSRAYSGLSREVWWLSLGTLINRVGTLVIIFMALYLEKELHFSVQQIGVVMAMFGTGSFVGVLLSGYLIDRFGFFPVIVLSLIISSIMLLIASFITSYFLLCLVTFFISFSGDAFRPAANTGIAQLATPGTYTRSVALYRLAINLGFSIGPVAGGMVALFNYKLIFYADSLTCFLAAIIILIAVKPSKIERANNISIKQSFTGGPYSDKIFLWFSLFNIIYAMSFFQMITTISLYYNHVHHLSSRTIGLLFGLNGFLVVLIEMILISKIDGKRHPYYFIVVGCVLLLLNYLALIFSVNIYWLVAGVMLISFSEMFAMPFMMKAMMQRCNDSNRGQYTAMYSLCWSIAQVLCPLMVTNLIHAYNFNAVWVLFIILMAISAGGYYWLGKREKNMTVS